Proteins co-encoded in one Nicotiana sylvestris chromosome 7, ASM39365v2, whole genome shotgun sequence genomic window:
- the LOC104245279 gene encoding trihelix transcription factor GT-3b-like, with protein MDPHLHHHHHQHHQQQQQQNPFSLQSVNVDTSGGGVNIGTTSGDRFPQWSIQETRDFLMIRAELDQTFMETKRNKLLWEVIATKMKDKGYNRSPEQCKCKWKNLVTRYKGCETLEPEALRQQFPFYNELQAIFAARMQRMLWIEAEGGGGSKKKTISQLSSDEEEENEDSEGEKVVGITKKKRKVKGNNVNIVGSSSSGGSGNLVNSFKEILDDFMKQQMAMEMQWLKAYEAKEEERRIKEMEWRQTMEALENERLMMERRWREREEQRRIREEARAEKRDALITALLNKLRREDHNM; from the exons ATGGATCCTCATCttcatcaccatcaccatcaacatcatcagcaacaacaacaacaaaatccattTAGTCTTCAAAGTGTGAATGTAGATACAAGTGGTGGAGGGGTTAATATTGGTACAACTAGTGGAGATAGATTTCCTCAATGGAGTATTCAAGAAACAAGAGATTTTTTGATGATTAGAGCCGAGTTGGATCAAACTTTCATGGAAACTAAAAGAAACAAACTTTTATGGGAAGTCATAGCCACAAAGATGAAAGACAAAGGTTACAATCGTAGCCCTGAACAGTGTAAATGCAAGTGGAAAAATCTCGTTACGCGCTATAAG gGATGTGAAACGCTTGAACCAGAAGCTCTACGACAACAATTTCCATTTTACAACGAGTTGCAAGCGATTTTCGCGGCTAGGATGCAGAGAATGCTGTGGATAGAGGCAGAAGGTGGCGGCGGGTCGAAGAAGAAGACTATTTCTCAGCTGTCTTCTGATGAAGAGGAAGAAAATGAGGATAGTGAAGGAGAAAAAGTAGTTGgtataacaaaaaagaaaagaaaggtgaAGGGAAATAATGTTAACATTGTTGGTAGTAGTTCTAGTGGTGGTAGTGGGAATTTAGTGAATAGTTTTAAGGAGATTTTGGATGATTTCATGAAGCAACAAATGGCAATGGAAATGCAATGGTTAAAAGCTTATGAAGCAAAGGAAGAAGAGAGGAGAATAAAGGAAATGGAATGGAGACAAACAATGGAGGCATTAGAAAATGAGAGGTTAATGATGGAAAGAAGATGGAGAGAAAGAGAAGAACAAAGGAGGATTAGAGAAGAAGCTAGAGCTGAGAAAAGGGATGCACTTATTACAGCTCTTTTGAACAAGCTTAGAAGAGAAGATCACAACATGTAA